In Fusobacterium periodonticum ATCC 33693, a single genomic region encodes these proteins:
- a CDS encoding AAA family ATPase, protein MEIFIKNIGKVREANIKINGITVIAGENDTGKSTISKSLFTVFNSFYNIDKKITEQQKDIIKFTIAKNFSDNLEFIKSIVFKNNFEDTFNINQLINEIIENSEIYKYNEVNLKNKVVEYSQKYNLNFTKDEDINEITEKIKEILNIPNAETEKSILNKNLNVEFNKQINNIFSDEEGIIEIKIKDKKIKIEIFENKIKNIEKTSKININIESLYLDDPFIIDNNFYDNNPSNHTEFLRYRLFSKIEDKTNNIGKIIITKKLENIYKKLNNVCSGNIIESNKNTNDFSYKLNNKELDIKNLSAGLKTFVILKTLLEKGILEENGIIILDEPEIHLHPAWQVIFAELIVLIQKEFNMHILLNTHSPYFLNAIEIYSKKHNIEKKCSFYSAYLSGQFSEFKDVTNNIEEIYSKLAKPFQDLENERYSDD, encoded by the coding sequence ATGGAAATTTTTATAAAAAATATTGGGAAAGTTAGAGAAGCTAATATAAAAATTAATGGAATAACTGTAATAGCTGGAGAAAATGATACTGGAAAAAGTACTATAAGTAAATCTTTGTTTACAGTATTTAACTCATTTTATAATATTGATAAAAAAATAACTGAGCAACAAAAAGACATTATAAAATTTACAATAGCCAAAAATTTTTCTGATAATTTAGAATTTATAAAAAGTATTGTTTTTAAAAATAATTTTGAAGATACTTTTAATATTAATCAACTTATAAATGAGATTATTGAAAACTCTGAAATATATAAATATAATGAAGTAAACTTAAAAAATAAAGTAGTTGAATATTCCCAAAAATACAATTTAAATTTTACAAAAGATGAGGATATTAATGAAATAACTGAAAAAATTAAAGAAATATTAAATATTCCTAATGCTGAAACTGAAAAATCAATATTAAATAAAAATTTGAATGTTGAATTCAATAAGCAAATTAATAATATATTTTCTGATGAAGAAGGAATAATTGAAATTAAGATAAAAGATAAGAAAATTAAAATTGAAATATTTGAGAATAAAATAAAAAATATTGAAAAAACTAGTAAAATTAATATTAATATAGAATCTCTATATTTAGATGATCCCTTTATTATTGATAATAATTTTTATGATAATAATCCTTCTAATCATACAGAATTTTTAAGATATAGGTTATTTTCTAAAATAGAAGATAAAACTAATAATATTGGAAAAATTATCATAACAAAAAAATTAGAAAATATTTATAAAAAATTAAACAATGTATGTTCTGGGAATATTATTGAATCTAATAAAAATACTAATGATTTTTCTTATAAACTTAATAATAAAGAATTAGATATTAAAAATCTGTCTGCTGGATTGAAGACTTTTGTAATATTGAAAACTTTATTGGAAAAAGGTATTTTAGAAGAAAATGGAATTATTATTTTAGATGAACCTGAAATTCATTTACATCCAGCTTGGCAAGTTATTTTTGCTGAACTAATTGTACTTATACAAAAAGAATTTAATATGCATATATTATTAAATACTCATAGTCCTTATTTTTTAAATGCTATTGAAATATATTCTAAGAAACATAACATTGAAAAAAAATGTAGTTTCTATTCTGCTTATCTTTCAGGACAATTTTCTGAATTTAAAGATGTAACAAATAATATCGAAGAAATATATTCTAAATTAGCAAAACCTTTTCAAGATTTAGAAAATGAGAGGTATTCTGATGATTAA
- the pnp gene encoding polyribonucleotide nucleotidyltransferase, translating to MFDEKIMELELAGRTLKVSTGKISRQSSGAIVIQYGDTVVLSTANRSKEARKGADFFPLTVDYVEKFYSTGKFPGGFNKREGRPSTNATLIARLIDRPIRPMFPDGFNYDVHIVNTVLSYDEVSTPDYLGIIGSSLALMISDIPFLGPVAGVTVGYKNGEFILNPSPAELEESELDLSVAGTKDAVNMVEAGAKELDEETMLKAIMFAHDNIKKICEFQEEFAKLYGKENIEFEKEEVLPLVKDFIDTNGHKRLQEAVLTTGKKNREEAVDSLEEELLNKFIEENYPDIPEEELPEDIISEFKTYYHDLMKKLVREAILYHKHRVDGRTTTEIRPLDAQINVLPIPHGSALFTRGETQSLAITTLGTKSDEQLIDDLEKEYYKKFYLHYNFPPYSVGEVGRMGSPGRRELGHGSLAERALRYVIPSEEEFPYTIRVVSEITESNGSSSQASICGGSLSLMSAGVPIKEHVAGIAMGLIKEGEEFTVLTDIMGLEDHLGDMDFKVAGTKSGITALQMDIKITGITEEIMRIALNQAHEARQQILEVMNNTISKPAELKSNVPRIQQITIPKDKIAVLIGPGGKNIKGIIDQTGATVDITDDGLVSVFAKDAEVLEKTLKLIDSFVREVEYNEVYEGRVVSIMKFGAFMEILPGKEGLLHISEISPERVEKVEDVLSVGDVFKVRVISMEGGKISLSKKKV from the coding sequence ATGTTTGATGAAAAAATTATGGAGCTAGAGCTTGCTGGAAGAACTTTAAAAGTATCAACTGGTAAAATATCTAGACAATCTAGTGGAGCTATTGTTATTCAATACGGTGATACAGTAGTTTTATCTACTGCTAACCGTAGTAAAGAAGCTAGAAAGGGAGCTGACTTTTTCCCTTTAACTGTTGACTATGTAGAAAAATTCTATTCTACTGGTAAATTCCCTGGAGGTTTCAACAAAAGAGAAGGGAGACCTTCAACTAATGCTACTTTAATAGCTAGACTTATTGATAGACCAATAAGACCAATGTTTCCTGATGGTTTTAACTATGATGTACATATTGTTAATACAGTTCTATCTTATGATGAAGTGAGCACACCTGATTACTTAGGTATAATAGGTTCTTCACTTGCACTTATGATTTCTGATATTCCATTCTTAGGGCCTGTTGCAGGGGTTACAGTTGGATACAAAAATGGAGAATTCATTTTAAACCCTTCACCTGCTGAATTAGAAGAAAGTGAACTTGACCTTTCTGTTGCAGGAACAAAAGATGCTGTAAACATGGTTGAAGCAGGAGCAAAAGAATTAGATGAAGAAACTATGCTAAAAGCTATCATGTTCGCACATGACAATATCAAAAAAATCTGTGAATTCCAAGAAGAATTTGCTAAATTATATGGAAAAGAAAATATAGAATTTGAAAAAGAAGAAGTTTTACCACTTGTTAAAGACTTCATTGATACAAACGGACATAAAAGATTACAAGAAGCTGTATTGACTACAGGTAAGAAAAATAGAGAAGAAGCTGTTGATTCTTTAGAAGAAGAATTATTAAATAAATTTATAGAAGAAAATTATCCTGATATCCCTGAAGAAGAATTACCAGAAGACATAATCTCTGAATTTAAAACTTACTATCATGATTTAATGAAAAAATTAGTAAGAGAAGCTATCCTATATCATAAACATAGAGTTGATGGAAGAACTACTACAGAAATTAGACCATTAGATGCTCAAATTAATGTTTTACCTATTCCACATGGATCAGCTCTATTTACAAGAGGAGAAACTCAATCTCTTGCTATAACTACATTAGGAACTAAATCTGATGAACAATTAATAGATGATTTAGAAAAAGAATATTACAAGAAATTCTATTTACACTATAACTTCCCTCCATACTCAGTTGGAGAAGTTGGAAGAATGGGATCTCCTGGAAGAAGAGAATTAGGACATGGATCTCTTGCTGAAAGAGCTTTAAGATATGTTATCCCTAGTGAAGAAGAATTCCCTTATACTATAAGAGTTGTTTCTGAAATAACAGAATCTAATGGTTCATCTTCACAAGCTTCTATCTGTGGAGGTTCATTATCACTTATGTCTGCTGGAGTTCCTATAAAAGAACATGTTGCTGGTATAGCTATGGGACTTATCAAAGAAGGAGAAGAGTTCACTGTTTTAACAGATATAATGGGACTTGAAGATCACTTAGGAGATATGGACTTTAAAGTTGCTGGTACTAAATCTGGTATCACAGCTCTACAAATGGATATTAAAATAACAGGTATAACTGAAGAAATAATGAGAATTGCTTTAAATCAAGCTCATGAAGCTAGACAACAAATATTAGAAGTTATGAATAACACAATTTCTAAACCAGCTGAATTAAAATCTAATGTACCTAGAATTCAACAAATTACTATTCCAAAAGATAAGATTGCTGTTCTTATTGGACCAGGTGGAAAAAATATTAAAGGTATCATAGATCAAACAGGTGCTACTGTTGATATAACAGATGATGGACTTGTATCTGTTTTTGCTAAAGATGCTGAAGTTTTAGAAAAAACTTTAAAACTTATAGATTCTTTTGTCAGAGAAGTTGAATACAATGAAGTTTATGAAGGACGTGTTGTTTCTATAATGAAATTTGGTGCATTTATGGAAATATTACCTGGAAAAGAAGGTTTATTACATATATCTGAAATCTCTCCTGAAAGAGTTGAAAAAGTTGAAGATGTACTTTCAGTTGGAGATGTTTTCAAAGTTAGAGTTATTTCTATGGAAGGTGGAAAAATCTCTTTAAGTAAGAAAAAAGTTTAA
- the rlmD gene encoding 23S rRNA (uracil(1939)-C(5))-methyltransferase RlmD, with amino-acid sequence MLKVADIIQIKIDKIVFGGEGLGYYNGFAVFVPMSIPEDELEIEIISVKKTYARGLIKNIIKASPERIDSHKFTFEDFYGCDFAMLKYESQLKYKKLMVEEVMRKIAGLSDIEISNVLASEDVYNYRNKIIEPFSVYGNKIITGFFKRKSHEVFEVDENILNSKLGNRIIKELKEILNKNKISVYNEITHKGLLRNVMIRTNSNNEAMLVLIINSNKITENIKNLLFRLREKIEEIKSIYISLNSKKTNTVIGEKNIFIYGEESIKENINGIEFHISPTSFFQINVKQAKRLYDIAINFFDNIDDKYIVDAYSGTGTIGMIMAKKAKKVYAIEIVKSASEDGKRTAKENGIENIEFINGPVEKELVKIINNNQKIDTIIFDPPRKGLEASIIDTVAELNLKEVVYISCNPSTFARDVKLFSEKGYVLKKLQAVDMFPQTSHIECVGLIERR; translated from the coding sequence ATGTTAAAAGTAGCTGATATTATACAAATAAAAATTGATAAGATAGTCTTTGGTGGAGAAGGATTAGGATATTATAATGGTTTTGCTGTTTTTGTTCCTATGTCTATACCTGAAGATGAACTTGAAATTGAAATAATTTCTGTAAAAAAAACTTATGCTAGAGGCCTAATTAAAAATATTATAAAGGCTTCTCCTGAAAGAATAGACAGTCATAAATTTACTTTTGAAGATTTTTATGGTTGTGATTTTGCTATGCTTAAATATGAAAGTCAATTAAAATATAAAAAGCTTATGGTTGAAGAAGTTATGAGAAAAATTGCAGGACTTTCTGATATTGAAATCTCCAATGTCCTAGCAAGTGAAGATGTATATAACTATAGAAATAAAATTATTGAACCATTTTCTGTTTATGGAAATAAAATTATTACAGGCTTCTTTAAAAGAAAAAGCCATGAAGTTTTTGAAGTTGATGAAAATATTTTAAATTCTAAATTAGGTAATAGAATTATAAAAGAATTAAAAGAAATTTTAAATAAAAATAAAATCTCTGTCTACAATGAAATTACTCATAAAGGACTTTTAAGAAATGTAATGATAAGAACAAATTCTAATAATGAAGCTATGCTTGTTCTTATTATAAATTCTAACAAGATTACTGAAAATATTAAAAATCTTTTATTTAGACTTAGAGAAAAAATAGAAGAAATTAAATCTATCTATATTTCTTTAAACTCTAAAAAGACTAATACTGTTATTGGAGAAAAGAATATTTTTATCTATGGTGAAGAATCTATAAAAGAAAATATAAATGGAATAGAATTTCATATATCACCTACTTCATTTTTCCAAATAAATGTAAAACAAGCTAAAAGATTGTATGACATAGCAATAAATTTCTTTGACAATATAGATGATAAGTATATTGTTGATGCCTACTCAGGTACAGGTACTATTGGAATGATTATGGCAAAGAAAGCCAAAAAGGTTTATGCTATTGAAATAGTAAAATCTGCCAGTGAAGATGGAAAAAGAACTGCTAAAGAAAATGGAATTGAAAATATTGAGTTTATTAATGGACCTGTAGAAAAAGAACTTGTTAAAATTATAAATAACAATCAAAAAATAGATACTATTATATTTGATCCTCCAAGAAAGGGACTGGAAGCTTCTATTATAGATACAGTTGCTGAACTTAACTTAAAAGAAGTTGTCTATATTTCTTGTAATCCATCTACATTTGCAAGAGATGTAAAGCTATTTTCTGAAAAAGGCTATGTTTTAAAGAAACTACAAGCTGTGGATATGTTCCCACAAACTAGCCATATTGAATGTGTGGGATTGATAGAAAGAAGGTGA
- the pgsA gene encoding CDP-diacylglycerol--glycerol-3-phosphate 3-phosphatidyltransferase has translation MNLPNRLTMIRFLLAIPFIIFLQETESSKYAFIFRMIALVIFIIASLTDFFDGYIARKYNLITDFGKIMDPLADKILVISALVIFVQLEYIPGWMSIIVLAREFLISGIRILAAAKGEIIAAGNLGKYKTTSQMLVIVIALAIGPVGFYLAGHFFTVAEALMLIPVILTIWSGWEYTFKAKHYFLEQ, from the coding sequence ATGAACTTACCTAATAGATTAACTATGATTAGATTTTTATTAGCTATCCCTTTTATAATATTTTTACAAGAAACTGAGTCAAGTAAATATGCTTTTATTTTTAGAATGATTGCCCTTGTAATATTTATTATCGCATCATTGACAGATTTCTTTGATGGTTATATTGCAAGAAAATACAATCTTATTACTGACTTTGGGAAAATTATGGATCCTCTTGCAGATAAGATACTTGTAATCTCAGCTCTTGTGATATTTGTACAATTGGAGTATATTCCAGGTTGGATGTCTATCATTGTCTTAGCTCGTGAATTTTTAATCAGTGGAATAAGAATACTTGCTGCTGCTAAGGGAGAAATCATAGCAGCTGGAAATCTAGGAAAATACAAAACAACTAGCCAAATGCTTGTTATTGTAATTGCTTTAGCCATAGGACCTGTAGGTTTTTATCTAGCTGGTCATTTCTTTACAGTAGCTGAAGCCCTAATGCTAATTCCAGTTATCTTAACAATATGGTCAGGTTGGGAATATACATTTAAGGCTAAACATTATTTTTTAGAACAGTAG
- the rsmH gene encoding 16S rRNA (cytosine(1402)-N(4))-methyltransferase RsmH, translating into MEKIGNDYHIPVLYYETLDNLVINPDGVYIDCTLGGGSHSEGILERLSDKGLLLSIDQDSNAIEYSKKRLEKYASKWKVLKGNFENIDTLAYMAGIDKVDGILMDIGVSSKQLDEAERGFSYRYDVKLDMRMNTEQKLSAYDVVNTYSEEELSRIIFEYGEERFARKIAKLICENRKTKPITTTFELVALIRRAYPERASKHPAKKTFQAIRIEVNRELEVLENAMSKAVELLKVGGRLGIITFHSLEDRIVKNKFKDLATACKCPKDIPICICGGVKKFEVITRKPIIPVEDELKNNNRAHSSKLRILERILD; encoded by the coding sequence ATGGAAAAAATTGGAAATGATTATCATATCCCTGTCTTGTATTATGAAACTTTAGATAATCTTGTTATAAATCCTGATGGTGTATATATAGATTGTACTCTTGGAGGAGGAAGTCACTCTGAAGGAATATTAGAAAGATTATCTGATAAAGGTCTTCTTCTATCTATAGATCAAGATAGTAATGCAATAGAATACTCAAAAAAGAGGTTAGAAAAATATGCTTCTAAATGGAAGGTTCTAAAAGGGAATTTTGAAAATATAGATACTCTAGCCTATATGGCAGGAATTGATAAGGTAGATGGAATACTTATGGATATAGGTGTTTCTTCTAAACAACTAGATGAGGCTGAAAGAGGTTTCTCATATAGATATGATGTAAAGCTAGATATGAGAATGAACACTGAACAAAAATTATCTGCCTATGATGTAGTTAATACTTACTCTGAAGAAGAACTATCAAGAATAATTTTTGAATATGGTGAGGAAAGATTTGCTAGAAAAATAGCCAAACTAATCTGTGAAAATAGAAAAACTAAACCTATAACAACAACTTTTGAGTTAGTTGCTTTAATAAGAAGAGCCTATCCTGAAAGAGCTTCAAAACACCCAGCTAAAAAGACTTTTCAGGCTATTAGAATTGAAGTTAACAGAGAATTAGAAGTTTTAGAAAATGCAATGTCTAAGGCTGTTGAACTTTTAAAAGTTGGAGGAAGATTAGGAATTATTACTTTCCACTCATTGGAAGATAGAATAGTTAAAAATAAATTTAAAGACTTAGCTACAGCTTGTAAATGTCCTAAAGATATTCCAATTTGCATCTGTGGTGGAGTAAAGAAATTCGAAGTTATAACAAGAAAACCTATAATACCTGTAGAAGATGAATTAAAAAATAATAATAGAGCTCACTCTTCTAAACTTAGAATTTTAGAAAGGATTTTAGATTGA
- a CDS encoding YggT family protein, whose protein sequence is MPLLTYSLITILDRMIWCIYILIMIRIFLSWVPTENNFTELIYNLTDPILKPFKNFLDKFIDLPIDFSPMLLVLTLEAIQKILVRIIIALTW, encoded by the coding sequence ATGCCACTTTTAACATATTCACTTATAACAATATTAGATAGAATGATTTGGTGCATTTATATCTTAATAATGATTAGAATTTTCTTATCTTGGGTACCCACTGAGAATAACTTTACTGAGCTTATTTATAATTTAACTGACCCTATACTAAAACCATTTAAAAACTTTTTAGATAAATTTATAGATTTACCTATTGACTTTTCACCAATGCTTCTAGTCTTAACTTTAGAAGCAATACAAAAGATTTTAGTCAGAATAATTATTGCTTTAACTTGGTAA